A portion of the Acidihalobacter yilgarnensis genome contains these proteins:
- a CDS encoding hydroxyacid dehydrogenase, with protein MSDVVISEFMDGDAVEALRARLKVRYEPDLADHPIRLADYLHAARALIVRNRTRVDAKLLATAPRLRVVGRLGVGLDNIDLDYCRHRGIRVLPAIGANNIAVAEYVIATMLILVRGSFGATGAMLTGQWPRAALVGGEVQGRELGLVGFGGIARAVACRARGLGLVVRAFDPGLNAADSVWAQHAVEPVDSLASLLAGCDVLSLHVPLNADSRHLMGTQELALMRPGSILINTARGGVVDDAALSAALREGRLAGAALDVFETEPLSAHSMFHDLENLILTPHIAGVTRESNARVSRMIGEAVVQTLEEGPA; from the coding sequence ATGAGCGACGTCGTCATCAGCGAATTCATGGATGGTGATGCGGTCGAAGCGTTGCGCGCGCGCCTGAAGGTGCGTTACGAACCGGATCTGGCTGACCATCCCATCCGTTTGGCGGATTACCTGCACGCGGCTCGGGCGTTGATCGTGCGCAATCGTACGCGTGTCGATGCAAAACTGCTGGCGACCGCGCCGCGCTTGCGGGTAGTGGGGCGCCTCGGCGTTGGGCTGGACAACATCGATCTAGACTATTGTCGACATCGCGGCATACGCGTACTTCCGGCCATCGGTGCCAATAATATCGCGGTTGCGGAATACGTCATCGCCACGATGCTGATTCTGGTGCGCGGCAGTTTTGGCGCAACCGGAGCAATGCTCACTGGCCAATGGCCGCGCGCCGCACTCGTTGGCGGCGAAGTCCAAGGTCGCGAGTTGGGTCTGGTAGGGTTTGGCGGCATCGCGCGCGCGGTGGCATGCCGTGCGCGCGGACTGGGGCTTGTGGTACGTGCATTCGATCCCGGCCTGAATGCCGCTGACAGTGTCTGGGCACAGCATGCGGTTGAGCCGGTCGATTCGCTTGCGAGTCTGCTTGCTGGGTGCGATGTGTTGAGTCTGCATGTTCCCCTGAATGCAGACTCTCGCCATCTTATGGGTACGCAGGAATTGGCGTTAATGCGTCCCGGGTCAATCCTGATCAATACCGCCCGTGGCGGTGTCGTTGATGATGCTGCCCTGAGTGCAGCGCTGCGCGAAGGTCGCTTGGCTGGAGCCGCGCTCGATGTCTTCGAAACAGAGCCTCTGTCGGCTCACTCGATGTTCCATGATTTGGAAAATCTCATACTGACACCCCATATTGCCGGCGTCACGCGCGAATCGAATGCTCGCGTCAGCCGCATGATCGGTGAGGCGGTGGTACAAACCCTGGAGGAAGGACCGGCATGA
- a CDS encoding L-aspartate oxidase, with the protein MRRVRTDVLILGSGGAGLFAALHVHREAPGTRITVAVKGLLGKCGCTRMVQGGYNAALAVGDSIPRHFMDTLEGGKWINNQELAWALVSHAPLRLRELENEIGCFFDRNPDGTLHQKAFAGQTFDRTVHKGDLTGIEIMNRLTEQVWARDIERLEEHRAVAMIPDATGTRIAGVLLIDMHTGEFVFVQARAVLLATGGGPTMYKYHTPSGDKSCDGMAMALRLGLPLRDMEMVQFHPTGLLAGPDTRMTGTVLEEGLRGAGGYLLGGDGARFMQRYDLRGERATRDVVSRAIFEEIRNGNTSPNGGVYLSMSHLGEDNVRRQFRGMVKRCADCGFDLAGGRVEVIPTAHYMMGGVEFTVDCTTALLGLFAAGEDTGGVHGANRLGGNGVANATVFGGLAGDSIARYLTESDPEWQTPDEERLAQEYAAACTPLGLPPGDIESIREGVFDTLWEDVGILRHADGLYRALDRLDKLEARLAQTGVDGSDLAFNLTWHDWLNLRNMLLVSRAITTSALARENSRGAHFREDFPGPGEWETSSFNRLRLQADGRLRVVQVPVEFTRVRPGFTLLEDADGEPGAVSVP; encoded by the coding sequence TTGAGGCGCGTACGCACGGATGTACTGATCCTGGGTAGCGGTGGGGCAGGTTTGTTTGCGGCCTTGCACGTGCATCGCGAGGCCCCGGGCACGCGTATCACTGTTGCCGTCAAGGGGCTGTTGGGCAAGTGCGGTTGTACACGCATGGTACAGGGCGGCTACAACGCCGCGCTGGCGGTGGGTGACTCCATACCACGCCACTTCATGGATACCCTGGAAGGCGGGAAATGGATCAATAACCAGGAATTGGCGTGGGCATTGGTCTCGCACGCACCGCTGAGATTGCGCGAGCTTGAAAACGAGATCGGCTGTTTCTTCGATCGTAACCCCGATGGCACGCTGCACCAGAAGGCCTTTGCCGGGCAAACCTTTGACCGTACCGTGCATAAAGGCGATCTGACCGGCATCGAGATCATGAATCGGTTGACGGAGCAAGTCTGGGCACGCGACATCGAGCGTCTGGAAGAACATCGTGCGGTTGCCATGATCCCTGATGCGACCGGCACGCGAATCGCTGGCGTCCTGTTGATCGATATGCACACGGGTGAATTCGTGTTCGTGCAAGCGCGCGCGGTGCTGCTCGCGACTGGCGGTGGGCCGACCATGTACAAATATCACACACCCTCTGGCGACAAGAGTTGCGACGGCATGGCGATGGCGTTGCGCCTTGGCTTACCGCTGCGCGACATGGAAATGGTGCAATTCCACCCCACCGGACTGTTAGCTGGCCCTGACACACGCATGACGGGGACGGTGTTGGAGGAAGGATTGCGTGGTGCAGGAGGCTACCTGCTCGGGGGTGATGGCGCGCGTTTCATGCAGCGCTACGACCTTCGCGGCGAGCGCGCGACGCGCGATGTGGTGAGCCGTGCCATCTTTGAAGAAATTCGAAATGGCAACACCAGCCCGAACGGGGGCGTATACCTGAGCATGAGCCATCTCGGTGAAGACAATGTACGCAGGCAATTTCGCGGCATGGTCAAACGCTGTGCCGATTGCGGATTCGATCTCGCCGGCGGTCGTGTAGAAGTCATTCCCACGGCACATTACATGATGGGTGGCGTTGAATTCACGGTCGACTGCACCACCGCCCTGTTGGGTTTGTTCGCTGCCGGGGAGGATACCGGCGGCGTTCACGGCGCGAACCGTCTCGGCGGTAACGGGGTGGCCAACGCCACCGTATTTGGCGGTCTGGCGGGTGACAGCATCGCACGCTATCTCACGGAATCCGATCCGGAATGGCAAACGCCAGACGAAGAACGGCTGGCGCAGGAATATGCCGCAGCATGCACACCGCTGGGCCTACCGCCAGGAGACATCGAATCCATCCGCGAAGGCGTTTTCGACACCTTGTGGGAGGATGTCGGCATTTTACGCCACGCCGATGGGCTTTATCGAGCGCTCGATCGCTTGGATAAATTGGAAGCGCGCCTTGCACAGACCGGCGTGGATGGCAGCGATCTGGCGTTCAATTTGACCTGGCACGATTGGTTGAATCTGAGAAATATGTTGCTGGTCAGCCGCGCAATTACGACCTCGGCACTGGCGCGAGAAAATTCGCGTGGTGCCCACTTCCGCGAGGATTTTCCGGGCCCCGGAGAATGGGAAACATCCAGTTTCAATCGCCTGCGCCTGCAAGCCGATGGGCGGCTACGCGTCGTTCAAGTCCCGGTCGAATTTACCCGCGTCAGACCTGGATTCACGCTACTTGAGGATGCGGATGGCGAGCCGGGGGCGGTATCCGTGCCATGA
- a CDS encoding ABC transporter permease produces the protein MENKLPAEMPPVRDEFERTPQSLGEIGEIARTLSWWQRIKDITILRRLFILVLLAAIWQGYTLWLHNPLLFPTFSATVEAFWNALVNGPLLLRALNSIETLLIGYGLGVLIALLLTTTAVLTRFGEDVLSTLTAMFSPLPAIALLPLALIWFGLGQGSIVFVLVHAVLWAVAVNMLTGFVSVSDTLRMAGKNYGLTGWRYVIKLLIPAAFPSILSGLKIGWMFAWRTEIAAELVFGATSSSGGIGWYIFENQNELQTAAVFAGLLTVILIGLLVEGIVFRTIEVHTVRKWGMQR, from the coding sequence ATGGAAAATAAATTACCTGCTGAGATGCCGCCTGTGCGTGATGAATTTGAACGCACGCCGCAGTCGCTGGGAGAAATTGGCGAGATTGCGCGGACCTTATCTTGGTGGCAACGCATCAAGGACATCACGATTTTGCGGCGTTTGTTTATTCTCGTATTGTTGGCTGCAATCTGGCAAGGATACACATTGTGGCTGCATAACCCGCTGCTATTCCCCACCTTCAGCGCAACCGTCGAGGCTTTCTGGAATGCGCTGGTCAATGGGCCACTGTTACTGAGGGCCTTGAATTCCATAGAAACGCTGCTGATCGGTTACGGACTGGGTGTCCTCATCGCTTTGCTATTAACCACAACTGCGGTGTTGACCCGCTTCGGTGAAGATGTGCTGAGTACCTTGACGGCGATGTTTAGTCCGTTGCCAGCAATTGCCCTGCTGCCGCTGGCATTGATCTGGTTTGGCTTGGGGCAGGGCAGTATTGTCTTTGTATTGGTACATGCCGTGTTGTGGGCCGTAGCAGTCAATATGCTGACCGGGTTCGTATCGGTGAGCGATACCTTGCGTATGGCCGGCAAAAACTATGGTCTCACGGGCTGGCGGTATGTGATCAAATTGCTGATTCCCGCTGCATTCCCGTCGATTCTGTCCGGATTAAAGATAGGGTGGATGTTCGCATGGCGCACGGAAATCGCCGCCGAACTTGTCTTCGGTGCGACTTCGAGTTCCGGCGGCATCGGTTGGTATATCTTTGAAAATCAGAACGAGCTGCAGACTGCTGCGGTTTTCGCCGGGTTGTTGACGGTGATTCTCATCGGTCTGTTGGTCGAGGGCATCGTCTTTAGAACCATTGAGGTTCATACGGTTCGCAAGTGGGGCATGCAGCGATGA
- a CDS encoding fumarate hydratase C-terminal domain-containing protein encodes MAHVELTTPMTEAQVRALRTGDTVSLSGSLFGIRDATLIHLFDRGRETRFDLAGHAVIHTAPNVRRVPRSSDYPAGYAPICVGTTTSTRMERFTQPLMTRCGVRVIIGKGGLLSGSLNAFSDLGGVYLAIVGGTAALETTWIEAIEDVDLDDLNPESLWRFRVRNFGPLLVAMDSHGDSLYEQVRCDAAAQRDAALASMGIRT; translated from the coding sequence ATGGCACATGTCGAACTGACGACCCCGATGACCGAGGCACAGGTCAGGGCGTTGCGTACGGGCGATACCGTGAGTTTGAGCGGGAGTTTATTCGGTATCCGCGATGCCACGCTGATCCACCTGTTTGATCGTGGTCGAGAGACGCGTTTCGATCTCGCAGGGCATGCGGTGATTCATACCGCACCCAATGTCCGGCGTGTGCCGCGCTCATCCGATTACCCGGCAGGTTACGCACCGATCTGTGTCGGCACCACTACCAGCACGCGCATGGAGCGCTTCACGCAGCCTCTGATGACGCGCTGCGGCGTACGAGTGATTATCGGCAAAGGCGGATTGCTATCCGGTTCGCTGAATGCCTTCAGTGATCTGGGCGGTGTCTATCTGGCCATCGTGGGTGGTACCGCCGCACTGGAAACCACCTGGATTGAGGCAATCGAGGATGTCGATCTGGATGACCTCAATCCAGAGAGCCTATGGCGCTTCCGCGTGCGCAATTTCGGGCCGCTATTGGTCGCAATGGACAGCCATGGCGACAGCCTGTACGAACAGGTGCGTTGCGATGCGGCTGCGCAGCGCGATGCGGCACTGGCCTCGATGGGTATACGGACTTGA
- a CDS encoding ABC transporter ATP-binding protein, whose amino-acid sequence MEAMLKMDGAQGKCGEVEDIPPLLNVCGTTLQYKTKKQIVTATYQVDFKVFPADRFILLGPSGCGKSTLLKAVGGFLSPVSGRIEVNGAVVERPGPDRMMVFQEFDQLLPWKTVIENILFPMITSHKYSPVEALERAELFLNKVNLLKFRDAYPHTLSGGMKQRVAIARGMAMGPAILLMDEPFAALDALTRLKMQQELLQLWDELHFTVLFVTHSIQEAIILGTRILVLSPHPGQVRAEINAHDFSHENQTSDGFKELQQRIHDMLFAEEASQVEVEANGK is encoded by the coding sequence ATGGAAGCCATGCTGAAAATGGATGGAGCCCAAGGGAAATGCGGCGAGGTGGAAGACATCCCACCACTGCTGAATGTCTGCGGCACGACGCTTCAATACAAAACCAAAAAGCAGATCGTAACCGCGACCTATCAGGTCGATTTCAAAGTATTTCCTGCGGACAGATTCATTCTATTAGGCCCGTCTGGGTGTGGCAAATCAACGCTGCTCAAGGCAGTGGGTGGTTTTTTATCACCCGTTTCCGGACGTATCGAGGTCAATGGTGCCGTCGTGGAACGCCCGGGACCTGACCGGATGATGGTTTTTCAGGAATTCGACCAATTACTGCCATGGAAAACCGTGATAGAAAATATTCTTTTTCCCATGATTACCAGTCACAAATATAGTCCTGTCGAGGCGCTTGAGCGTGCCGAGCTGTTTCTGAATAAGGTCAATCTTTTGAAATTCAGAGATGCGTATCCACATACGCTCTCGGGCGGCATGAAACAACGTGTCGCGATCGCACGAGGCATGGCGATGGGGCCGGCCATATTGCTAATGGATGAGCCCTTTGCGGCACTCGATGCCCTCACACGGCTAAAAATGCAGCAAGAGTTGTTACAGCTTTGGGATGAACTGCATTTCACGGTGCTTTTTGTCACGCATTCGATTCAGGAGGCGATCATTTTGGGGACTCGGATTTTGGTTTTATCACCGCATCCTGGCCAAGTTCGAGCTGAAATCAATGCCCATGATTTTTCCCATGAAAATCAAACCTCAGACGGATTCAAGGAGTTGCAACAGCGCATTCACGACATGCTCTTTGCCGAGGAGGCAAGTCAGGTGGAGGTCGAGGCGAATGGAAAATAA
- a CDS encoding fumarate hydratase encodes MKLYQAAVEEVARALYIRALKQLPDDIKHGLDRLTHKERDAGAQRVLGTLVRNIQVAEETRNLLCQDTGLPIYNVIIGRDVEFDGTVIKAAITTGCRRATQEHPLRSSVVHPITRQNNHTSTGRHVPVIHFDFNETVERVRIEMIPKGSGSENGSWLRMCLPSEGVDAIKTFVIDRVLEAGGKVCPPTIVGVGIGGTSDLCMHLAKVAATRALGSRCEDEEGAQLEAKLSEAVNLLGIGPQGLGGDATAFAVHVETAATHITLNPVAVNIQCHSARRASAILSPDGIEFGF; translated from the coding sequence ATGAAACTCTACCAAGCGGCCGTCGAGGAAGTGGCGCGGGCGTTATATATTCGTGCGCTCAAACAGCTGCCGGACGATATCAAGCACGGTCTTGATCGGCTGACACACAAGGAACGCGACGCGGGCGCGCAACGAGTGCTCGGCACCTTGGTCAGAAATATTCAGGTGGCCGAGGAAACCCGCAATCTTTTGTGTCAGGACACGGGGCTGCCGATCTACAACGTCATCATCGGCCGAGACGTAGAGTTCGATGGCACCGTTATCAAGGCAGCCATCACAACGGGTTGCCGGCGTGCCACACAGGAGCATCCGTTACGTTCGTCGGTTGTGCATCCAATTACGCGTCAGAACAATCACACGAGTACCGGGCGGCATGTGCCGGTGATTCATTTCGATTTTAACGAAACCGTGGAGCGTGTGCGGATCGAAATGATTCCCAAGGGTAGCGGTTCTGAAAATGGCTCATGGTTGCGCATGTGTTTGCCGTCCGAAGGTGTGGACGCGATCAAGACCTTCGTGATCGACCGCGTGCTGGAGGCCGGCGGCAAGGTCTGCCCGCCGACCATTGTCGGCGTGGGGATCGGTGGTACCTCGGATCTCTGCATGCACCTGGCGAAGGTTGCCGCAACACGCGCCCTCGGCAGCCGTTGCGAAGATGAGGAAGGTGCGCAGCTTGAGGCGAAGCTCAGTGAAGCGGTGAATTTACTGGGTATTGGGCCTCAAGGACTCGGCGGCGATGCCACGGCGTTCGCGGTACACGTGGAAACCGCGGCCACACACATCACACTCAATCCGGTGGCGGTCAACATCCAGTGCCACTCGGCGCGCCGTGCCTCGGCGATACTGAGCCCGGACGGCATCGAATTCGGATTCTGA
- a CDS encoding UxaA family hydrolase, whose product MATHFLVHNKADRVGVVVVEGIKAGQSLTGWLLENDTTLSIEAQDDIPLGHKIALVDVSEGDTIIEYENDIGRAVANIGKGRHVHVHNIKTKRW is encoded by the coding sequence ATGGCAACCCACTTTCTGGTGCATAACAAGGCCGACCGTGTTGGTGTGGTGGTCGTGGAGGGCATCAAGGCAGGTCAGTCCTTGACGGGCTGGCTGCTCGAAAACGACACCACACTGAGTATTGAGGCCCAGGACGATATCCCTCTAGGCCACAAGATCGCACTCGTCGATGTGAGTGAAGGCGATACGATCATCGAGTACGAGAATGACATCGGCCGTGCCGTGGCCAATATCGGCAAGGGGCGCCACGTGCACGTGCACAACATCAAGACGAAACGGTGGTAA
- a CDS encoding UxaA family hydrolase, with protein sequence MANTDLSFMGYRRENGRVGIRNHVVILPLDDLSNAACEAVGNNIKGTMALPHPYGRLQFGADLELFFRTLIGTGANPNVAAVVVIGIEPGWTQRVVEGIRLTGKPVEGFSIEEHGDIDTIARASRAAKEMVQWTTEKQRERCGIDELWISMKCGESDTTSGLASNPTMGNLVDKLVPRGANICFGETSELTGAEQVCAGRAANDEVREKFLRTWNDYNDFINRHKTDDLSESQPTKGNIAGGLSTIEEKAFGNLAKIGKRTQFIDVLEPAETPAKGSGLYFMDTSSAAAECITLQCAAGYVVHLFTTGQGNIIGNPVEPVIKLSANPRTVRTMSEHIDLDVSGILRREMNLDQAGDALIEMMLRTCSGRSTSAEALGHREFVLTKLYRSA encoded by the coding sequence ATGGCCAATACCGATCTGAGTTTTATGGGTTATAGGCGCGAAAATGGTCGCGTCGGCATCCGCAATCATGTCGTCATACTGCCGCTGGACGATCTCTCCAATGCCGCCTGCGAGGCCGTGGGTAACAACATCAAGGGTACGATGGCCCTGCCGCATCCTTATGGGCGCCTGCAATTCGGCGCGGATTTGGAGCTGTTCTTCCGTACGCTGATCGGCACTGGCGCGAATCCCAATGTGGCCGCGGTCGTGGTTATCGGCATCGAACCTGGCTGGACGCAGCGCGTGGTGGAGGGTATTCGACTCACCGGCAAACCGGTAGAAGGCTTTTCCATCGAGGAGCATGGCGATATCGACACCATCGCGCGTGCCTCGCGTGCTGCCAAAGAGATGGTGCAGTGGACGACGGAAAAGCAGCGCGAACGTTGTGGCATCGACGAGTTGTGGATCTCGATGAAGTGCGGTGAATCGGATACGACCTCTGGCTTGGCCTCGAATCCGACCATGGGCAATCTGGTGGATAAGTTGGTGCCGCGGGGAGCCAATATCTGCTTCGGCGAGACCTCCGAGCTAACCGGTGCCGAGCAGGTATGCGCCGGGCGCGCGGCCAATGACGAGGTTCGGGAGAAGTTCCTCAGAACCTGGAACGACTACAACGACTTCATCAACCGTCACAAGACCGACGATCTCTCCGAATCGCAGCCGACCAAGGGCAACATCGCGGGAGGGCTTTCGACCATCGAGGAAAAGGCCTTCGGTAATCTGGCCAAAATCGGCAAGCGGACGCAATTCATCGACGTGCTCGAACCGGCCGAAACACCCGCCAAGGGTTCAGGGCTGTATTTCATGGACACCTCGTCGGCGGCGGCCGAATGCATCACCCTACAGTGCGCTGCGGGCTATGTGGTGCATCTGTTCACGACTGGGCAGGGCAATATCATCGGTAATCCGGTGGAGCCGGTGATCAAGCTCAGCGCCAACCCGCGGACCGTGCGCACCATGTCCGAGCACATTGATCTGGACGTTTCCGGCATCTTGCGCCGCGAGATGAATCTGGATCAGGCGGGTGATGCACTGATTGAGATGATGTTGCGCACCTGCAGCGGGCGATCAACCTCGGCGGAAGCCCTGGGCCATCGCGAGTTCGTCCTGACCAAGCTGTATCGCAGCGCCTGA
- a CDS encoding Ldh family oxidoreductase: protein MTRLAEESLTTLVTRALMNANTSEANARSVAAALVAADMDGLASHGVSRLPSYADQAASGKVDGHARPQIESPAAAALCVDARCGFAYPAIGIGLDAALARVKETGVVALAVRNSHHFGVAGHHVEHVAQRGVVALAFGNSPAGIAPWGGSKAVFGTNPIAFATPRQRQAPLVVDLSMSKVARGKVMVARDRNQTVPDDWALDAAGHPTTDPAAVLDGGTMLPMGDAKGAALTLVVEILAAGLTGSHFGFEASSFFTANGEPPRVGQLFILIDPIKFGGEAYPHRLEQLMEAIVSQPGTRLPGERRLTARARHRAEGIEVPDELLADIRRRANISV from the coding sequence ATGACCCGCCTAGCTGAAGAATCCCTGACTACGCTGGTAACCCGTGCATTGATGAATGCCAATACCAGCGAAGCAAACGCGCGTAGTGTCGCAGCTGCGCTGGTGGCCGCCGATATGGATGGGCTCGCCTCGCATGGCGTCTCGCGTCTGCCGTCATATGCCGATCAGGCGGCAAGCGGCAAGGTAGACGGACATGCCCGCCCGCAGATCGAATCACCCGCCGCGGCAGCCCTGTGTGTGGACGCACGCTGCGGATTCGCCTACCCAGCCATCGGAATTGGTCTTGATGCAGCGCTGGCACGCGTCAAGGAAACTGGCGTGGTCGCGCTCGCGGTACGCAATTCTCATCACTTCGGTGTGGCCGGGCATCATGTCGAACATGTAGCGCAACGTGGCGTAGTCGCACTGGCATTCGGCAATTCACCGGCAGGCATTGCACCTTGGGGCGGATCGAAGGCCGTTTTTGGCACCAATCCGATTGCCTTCGCCACACCGAGGCAGCGCCAGGCGCCGTTGGTCGTCGATCTGTCGATGAGCAAAGTTGCGCGCGGCAAGGTGATGGTGGCGCGGGATCGCAATCAAACGGTTCCCGATGATTGGGCACTGGATGCGGCCGGGCATCCGACCACGGACCCCGCCGCAGTGCTCGATGGTGGCACGATGCTACCGATGGGCGATGCCAAGGGCGCAGCCTTGACTCTGGTCGTCGAGATATTGGCCGCCGGTCTGACCGGATCTCACTTCGGTTTCGAGGCTAGTTCATTCTTCACCGCGAACGGTGAGCCGCCGAGAGTAGGGCAGTTGTTCATTCTGATCGACCCGATCAAATTCGGGGGCGAGGCTTATCCGCACCGCCTGGAGCAACTGATGGAGGCCATCGTTTCCCAACCGGGTACGCGTTTGCCCGGTGAGCGGCGTTTGACTGCTCGGGCACGACATCGCGCCGAGGGCATCGAGGTGCCCGACGAACTACTCG
- a CDS encoding ABC transporter substrate-binding protein produces the protein MQNRRKGKHSRVTKLGSALIAGVVALGLSSISGAETIRFAQQYGVGYLPLMVMRHNHLIQKYAAEAGIHDVKITWATFGGGSAMNAALLSGNLDFASGGVGPLLKMWDKTKGIYDVHGVAALNSLPNLLNTTNPNVHNITDFTNKDRIALPAVKVSIQAITLQMAAAKQWGDKHYNKLDNLTVSMKHPDAMATLLSGGGQIDAHFTSPPYSIEELANPKVHTVLSSYQVLGGKSTFNTLWASAKYHKEHPKMFNAVFKALQAADKFIKDNPEEAAQIYIDEAHSKLPKKLILGIITNPENEFTTTPKNIMKYARFMYKTGSITHLPKSWKDVFFKNVWNEHGS, from the coding sequence ATGCAAAACCGTAGAAAAGGGAAACACTCACGTGTCACCAAACTCGGATCGGCGTTGATTGCTGGCGTCGTGGCTTTGGGGTTGAGTAGCATATCCGGTGCCGAAACCATCCGATTCGCACAACAATACGGCGTTGGTTATCTGCCGTTGATGGTGATGCGTCACAACCACCTGATTCAAAAGTATGCCGCCGAGGCAGGGATTCACGACGTCAAGATCACTTGGGCGACCTTTGGCGGTGGTTCGGCGATGAACGCCGCGCTACTCTCGGGCAATCTTGATTTCGCATCGGGCGGCGTTGGTCCTTTGCTCAAAATGTGGGATAAGACGAAAGGCATCTACGACGTGCATGGCGTGGCGGCACTCAATAGCCTGCCCAACTTGCTTAACACCACTAACCCGAATGTTCATAACATTACGGATTTCACCAACAAAGACCGCATTGCCTTGCCTGCAGTAAAGGTCTCCATTCAGGCGATCACATTACAGATGGCCGCTGCCAAACAATGGGGCGACAAACATTACAACAAACTCGACAATTTGACGGTATCGATGAAGCACCCAGATGCAATGGCCACATTACTTAGCGGAGGGGGGCAGATTGATGCGCATTTCACTTCGCCGCCGTATTCCATTGAGGAGCTGGCCAATCCTAAGGTACATACCGTTCTGAGTTCCTATCAGGTGCTGGGTGGAAAATCCACATTCAACACCTTGTGGGCTTCGGCCAAATACCACAAAGAACATCCAAAAATGTTCAATGCGGTATTCAAGGCTTTGCAGGCGGCAGATAAATTCATTAAGGATAATCCAGAAGAGGCCGCTCAGATTTATATCGATGAGGCTCATTCAAAACTGCCTAAAAAGCTTATCCTTGGGATTATCACGAATCCAGAAAATGAATTTACAACGACCCCTAAAAACATCATGAAGTACGCGCGCTTCATGTATAAAACCGGCTCCATCACCCATCTTCCAAAATCCTGGAAGGACGTGTTTTTCAAAAACGTCTGGAACGAGCACGGTAGCTGA
- a CDS encoding succinate dehydrogenase — MRRHSSYWAFAVHRASGLLLGIFLPIHLWVLSTIITGASDSSGSLDWANNPWVKFGEGGVAMLLAAHLTGGLRLLAIEFLPWGDWQKTAIAVACGVSLMIALSYLLRAF, encoded by the coding sequence TTGCGACGACATTCGAGTTACTGGGCATTCGCGGTCCATCGCGCATCGGGCCTGCTGCTGGGTATTTTCCTTCCCATTCATTTATGGGTGCTGTCCACCATTATCACCGGGGCCAGCGATTCGAGCGGTTCATTGGACTGGGCAAATAATCCGTGGGTCAAGTTTGGCGAAGGTGGCGTGGCCATGCTGCTGGCCGCGCATCTTACGGGTGGTCTGCGCTTATTGGCCATAGAGTTTCTGCCTTGGGGCGACTGGCAGAAGACGGCGATCGCCGTCGCGTGTGGGGTATCTCTCATGATTGCCCTGAGCTATCTCCTGAGGGCGTTTTGA
- a CDS encoding succinate dehydrogenase/fumarate reductase iron-sulfur subunit, with protein MTKAQVLDVSVWRGGVSGEFVAYRVPRHDNQTVLDVVTYIQRHLDPTLSYRFACRVGVCGSCAMTVNGSPKWTCRTHVERVANGHRLSLSPLRNLPVIKDLVVDMRTFFTKWRRARGYFISAGTREDAFARVRPDSAQRRQADKGIECINCAVCYAACDVVSWKPDYLGPAALNRVWTLINDARDEHRDLHLAAVASDDGCLGCHGQQACLQHCPMGLNPAAGIAGLKRTVALAALRGEL; from the coding sequence ATGACGAAGGCACAAGTCCTCGATGTATCGGTATGGCGGGGTGGCGTTTCGGGCGAGTTCGTCGCCTACCGCGTGCCTCGGCATGACAATCAAACCGTGCTGGATGTGGTGACCTACATCCAACGTCATCTCGATCCGACCTTGTCCTACCGGTTCGCCTGCCGCGTCGGCGTGTGCGGCTCCTGCGCCATGACCGTCAACGGCTCGCCAAAGTGGACCTGCCGCACCCACGTTGAACGTGTTGCGAACGGCCATCGATTAAGTCTTTCACCATTGCGAAATTTACCGGTGATCAAGGACTTGGTGGTGGATATGCGCACCTTCTTCACCAAATGGCGACGTGCACGCGGTTATTTTATTTCCGCCGGAACACGGGAGGACGCATTTGCGCGCGTGCGTCCGGATTCCGCGCAGCGCCGGCAGGCTGATAAAGGCATCGAATGCATCAATTGTGCGGTTTGTTATGCCGCCTGTGATGTGGTTTCGTGGAAGCCGGATTACCTTGGACCTGCCGCGTTGAATCGTGTCTGGACTCTGATCAACGACGCGCGTGACGAGCACCGGGACCTGCACCTAGCCGCCGTTGCGAGCGACGACGGATGTCTAGGTTGCCATGGTCAGCAGGCCTGTCTCCAACATTGCCCCATGGGACTGAATCCGGCAGCTGGCATTGCAGGCCTCAAGCGCACAGTGGCTTTGGCCGCCTTGCGGGGTGAGCTGTGA